A genomic stretch from Ictalurus punctatus breed USDA103 chromosome 2, Coco_2.0, whole genome shotgun sequence includes:
- the eef1db gene encoding eukaryotic translation elongation factor 1 delta b (guanine nucleotide exchange protein) isoform X6 has protein sequence MDLPTRPISLQHPRAVLSGFAPGFDETFHSLFTKMSAMEFLAQERIWFDKPRYDEAERKFYERMNGPTLPPQDSGANTILQDIARARENIQKSLAGLKTTLQPTAGSAHKSPTLSHSLTTAGGSGAEHGELLTRMKKLELENHSLQKIVEELRSALSNLESRVSVLEKRPATPAAVVNGIASPKTAPPTQKTPPAQADDEDDEIDLFGSDDEVDEEAERLKEQRLQEYAARKAKKPAIIAKSSILLDVKPWDDETDMAKMEECVRSIQVDGLLWGASKLVPVGYGIKKLQINCVVEDDKVGTDLLEEEITKFEDYVQSVDVAAFNKI, from the exons ATGGACTTGCCCACACGGCCAATCTCTCTTCAGCACCCCAGAGCTGTCTTGTCAGGTTTCGCTCCAGGTTTTGACGAAACATTTCATTCACTTTTCACTAA AATGAGTGCAATGGAGTTCTTGGCTCAAGAGAGGATATGGTTTGACAAGCCTCGCTACGATGAGGCTGAACGAAAGTTCTATGAGAGGATGAATGGCCCCACGCTACCTCCCCAG GACTCGGGTGCTAATACTATTCTTCAGGACATTGCTAGAGCACGAGAGAACATCCAGAAGTCTCTTGCTGGA CTGAAGACGACCTTGCAGCCAACTGCAGGCTCTGCCCATAAATCCCCAACCCTTTCCCACAGCCTCACT ACGGCAGGAGGCAGTGGTGCTGAACACGGGGAACTTCTCACACGCATGAAGAAACTGGAACTGGAGAACCACAGTCTACAAAAAA TTGTTGAGGAGCTGCGTTCCGCTCTCTCTAACCTGGAGAGTCGAGTCTCAGTCCTGGAAAAAAGGCCGGCAACCCCAGCGGCAGTGGTTAATGGAATCGCTTCTCCT AAGACTGCTCCTCCTACGCAGAAAACACCTCCTGCGCAGGCAGATGACGAGGATGACGAAATAGATCTGTTCGGTAGCGACGATGAGGTGGACGAAGAGGCAGAGCGTCTCAAGGAGCAGCGGCTCCAGGAATATGCAGCCAGAAAGGCCAAAAAACCTGCAATCATCGCCAAATCTTCCATCCTGTTGGACGTCAAGCCT TGGGATGACGAGACCGACATGGCGAAGATGGAGGAATGTGTGAGGTCGATCCAGGTCGACGGCTTGCTCTGGGGTGCCTCCAAACTGGTACCGGTTGGTTACGGTATTAAGAAGCTACAGATCAATTGTGTGGTTGAGGATGACAAGGTGGGAACAGACCTACTGGAGGAGGAGATCACTAAGTTTGAAGACTAT GTCCAAAGTGTGGATGTAGCAGCTTTCAATAAGATTTAA
- the pycr3 gene encoding pyrroline-5-carboxylate reductase 3 isoform X1 has protein sequence MDEFSQLKIGFIGAGNMAYGIAQGILRAGDVVASNVIVSAPSKNNFSRFQAMGVAVTHSNEEVIHSSRLVFLAVKPHLIPTVLRALSEHVTPQHIIVSVAAGVTIGTLEGLLPGGSCVMRLMPNLPCMLQEGALLLACGTEDKQEVASQLKVLLSPCGLVEVGPESWIDAHTGLSGSGVAFVYVFAEALAEGAVKMGMPCALAQRFAAQTILGAGHLLRDGEKHPAQLKAEVCTPGGTTVYGLHALEKGGLRAAVMGAVEAATERARELGRR, from the exons ATGGATGAATTCTCTCAGCTGAAGATTGGGTTTATTGGAGCAGGAAACATGGCTTATGGAATAGCACAAGGCATTCTTAGAGCTG GTGATGTTGTCGCATCTAATGTGATTGTAAGCGCCCCGTCCAAAAACAACTTTTCCCGCTTCCAG GCAATGGGAGTTGCAGTCACGCATTCGAATGAGGAAGTTATTCATAGTTCTCGTCTGGTCTTCCTGGCTGTCAAACCCCATCTGATCCCCACTGTCCTACGTGCACTCTCGGAGCACGTCACCCCACAACACATTATTGTCTCGGTGGCAGCTGGAGTCACAATAGGAACACTTGAAGGG TTGTTGCCCGGAGGATCCTGTGTGATGCGTCTGATGCCGAATCTTCCGTGCATGCTTCAGGAAGGAGCTCTACTCTTGGCGTGTGGAACAGAGGACAAGCAGGAGGTGGCTTCTCAGCTGAAGGTTCTCCTCTCACCTTGTGGACTGGTGGAGGTTGGACCTGAGTCCTGGATCGATGCCCACACAGGCCTAAGTGGCAGTGGTGTGGCTTTT GTGTACGTGTTTGCTGAGGCCCTGGCTGAAGGAGCTGTTAAAATGGGAATGCCGTGTGCACTGGCTCAGCGTTTTGCAGCCCAGACTATACTA GGTGCAGGTCATTTGTTGCGAGATGGTGAGAAACATCCAGCACAGTTGAAGGCAGAAGTGTGTACTCCAGGCGGGACCACAGTGTACGGACTTCATGCGCTGGAAAAAGGAGGGCTCAGGGCAGCCGTCATGGGGGCCGTGGAGGCAGCAacagaaagagcaagagaacTCGGGCGCAGATAA
- the eef1db gene encoding eukaryotic translation elongation factor 1 delta b (guanine nucleotide exchange protein) isoform X1, translated as MSAMEFLAQERIWFDKPRYDEAERKFYERMNGPTLPPQDSGANTILQDIARARENIQKSLAGLKTTLQPTAGSAHKSPTLSHSLTTAGGSGAEHGELLTRMKKLELENHSLQKIVEELRSALSNLESRVSVLEKRPATPAAVVNGIASPQKTAPPTQKTPPAQADDEDDEIDLFGSDDEVDEEAERLKEQRLQEYAARKAKKPAIIAKSSILLDVKPWDDETDMAKMEECVRSIQVDGLLWGASKLVPVGYGIKKLQINCVVEDDKVGTDLLEEEITKFEDYVQSVDVAAFNKI; from the exons ATGAGTGCAATGGAGTTCTTGGCTCAAGAGAGGATATGGTTTGACAAGCCTCGCTACGATGAGGCTGAACGAAAGTTCTATGAGAGGATGAATGGCCCCACGCTACCTCCCCAG GACTCGGGTGCTAATACTATTCTTCAGGACATTGCTAGAGCACGAGAGAACATCCAGAAGTCTCTTGCTGGA CTGAAGACGACCTTGCAGCCAACTGCAGGCTCTGCCCATAAATCCCCAACCCTTTCCCACAGCCTCACT ACGGCAGGAGGCAGTGGTGCTGAACACGGGGAACTTCTCACACGCATGAAGAAACTGGAACTGGAGAACCACAGTCTACAAAAAA TTGTTGAGGAGCTGCGTTCCGCTCTCTCTAACCTGGAGAGTCGAGTCTCAGTCCTGGAAAAAAGGCCGGCAACCCCAGCGGCAGTGGTTAATGGAATCGCTTCTCCT cagAAGACTGCTCCTCCTACGCAGAAAACACCTCCTGCGCAGGCAGATGACGAGGATGACGAAATAGATCTGTTCGGTAGCGACGATGAGGTGGACGAAGAGGCAGAGCGTCTCAAGGAGCAGCGGCTCCAGGAATATGCAGCCAGAAAGGCCAAAAAACCTGCAATCATCGCCAAATCTTCCATCCTGTTGGACGTCAAGCCT TGGGATGACGAGACCGACATGGCGAAGATGGAGGAATGTGTGAGGTCGATCCAGGTCGACGGCTTGCTCTGGGGTGCCTCCAAACTGGTACCGGTTGGTTACGGTATTAAGAAGCTACAGATCAATTGTGTGGTTGAGGATGACAAGGTGGGAACAGACCTACTGGAGGAGGAGATCACTAAGTTTGAAGACTAT GTCCAAAGTGTGGATGTAGCAGCTTTCAATAAGATTTAA
- the eef1db gene encoding eukaryotic translation elongation factor 1 delta b (guanine nucleotide exchange protein) isoform X3 — MSAMEFLAQERIWFDKPRYDEAERKFYERMNGPTLPPQDSGANTILQDIARARENIQKSLAGTAGGSGAEHGELLTRMKKLELENHSLQKIVEELRSALSNLESRVSVLEKRPATPAAVVNGIASPQKTAPPTQKTPPAQADDEDDEIDLFGSDDEVDEEAERLKEQRLQEYAARKAKKPAIIAKSSILLDVKPWDDETDMAKMEECVRSIQVDGLLWGASKLVPVGYGIKKLQINCVVEDDKVGTDLLEEEITKFEDYVQSVDVAAFNKI; from the exons ATGAGTGCAATGGAGTTCTTGGCTCAAGAGAGGATATGGTTTGACAAGCCTCGCTACGATGAGGCTGAACGAAAGTTCTATGAGAGGATGAATGGCCCCACGCTACCTCCCCAG GACTCGGGTGCTAATACTATTCTTCAGGACATTGCTAGAGCACGAGAGAACATCCAGAAGTCTCTTGCTGGA ACGGCAGGAGGCAGTGGTGCTGAACACGGGGAACTTCTCACACGCATGAAGAAACTGGAACTGGAGAACCACAGTCTACAAAAAA TTGTTGAGGAGCTGCGTTCCGCTCTCTCTAACCTGGAGAGTCGAGTCTCAGTCCTGGAAAAAAGGCCGGCAACCCCAGCGGCAGTGGTTAATGGAATCGCTTCTCCT cagAAGACTGCTCCTCCTACGCAGAAAACACCTCCTGCGCAGGCAGATGACGAGGATGACGAAATAGATCTGTTCGGTAGCGACGATGAGGTGGACGAAGAGGCAGAGCGTCTCAAGGAGCAGCGGCTCCAGGAATATGCAGCCAGAAAGGCCAAAAAACCTGCAATCATCGCCAAATCTTCCATCCTGTTGGACGTCAAGCCT TGGGATGACGAGACCGACATGGCGAAGATGGAGGAATGTGTGAGGTCGATCCAGGTCGACGGCTTGCTCTGGGGTGCCTCCAAACTGGTACCGGTTGGTTACGGTATTAAGAAGCTACAGATCAATTGTGTGGTTGAGGATGACAAGGTGGGAACAGACCTACTGGAGGAGGAGATCACTAAGTTTGAAGACTAT GTCCAAAGTGTGGATGTAGCAGCTTTCAATAAGATTTAA
- the pycr3 gene encoding pyrroline-5-carboxylate reductase 3 isoform X2, whose amino-acid sequence MGVAVTHSNEEVIHSSRLVFLAVKPHLIPTVLRALSEHVTPQHIIVSVAAGVTIGTLEGLLPGGSCVMRLMPNLPCMLQEGALLLACGTEDKQEVASQLKVLLSPCGLVEVGPESWIDAHTGLSGSGVAFVYVFAEALAEGAVKMGMPCALAQRFAAQTILGAGHLLRDGEKHPAQLKAEVCTPGGTTVYGLHALEKGGLRAAVMGAVEAATERARELGRR is encoded by the exons ATGGGAGTTGCAGTCACGCATTCGAATGAGGAAGTTATTCATAGTTCTCGTCTGGTCTTCCTGGCTGTCAAACCCCATCTGATCCCCACTGTCCTACGTGCACTCTCGGAGCACGTCACCCCACAACACATTATTGTCTCGGTGGCAGCTGGAGTCACAATAGGAACACTTGAAGGG TTGTTGCCCGGAGGATCCTGTGTGATGCGTCTGATGCCGAATCTTCCGTGCATGCTTCAGGAAGGAGCTCTACTCTTGGCGTGTGGAACAGAGGACAAGCAGGAGGTGGCTTCTCAGCTGAAGGTTCTCCTCTCACCTTGTGGACTGGTGGAGGTTGGACCTGAGTCCTGGATCGATGCCCACACAGGCCTAAGTGGCAGTGGTGTGGCTTTT GTGTACGTGTTTGCTGAGGCCCTGGCTGAAGGAGCTGTTAAAATGGGAATGCCGTGTGCACTGGCTCAGCGTTTTGCAGCCCAGACTATACTA GGTGCAGGTCATTTGTTGCGAGATGGTGAGAAACATCCAGCACAGTTGAAGGCAGAAGTGTGTACTCCAGGCGGGACCACAGTGTACGGACTTCATGCGCTGGAAAAAGGAGGGCTCAGGGCAGCCGTCATGGGGGCCGTGGAGGCAGCAacagaaagagcaagagaacTCGGGCGCAGATAA
- the eef1db gene encoding eukaryotic translation elongation factor 1 delta b (guanine nucleotide exchange protein) isoform X2 has translation MSAMEFLAQERIWFDKPRYDEAERKFYERMNGPTLPPQDSGANTILQDIARARENIQKSLAGLKTTLQPTAGSAHKSPTLSHSLTTAGGSGAEHGELLTRMKKLELENHSLQKIVEELRSALSNLESRVSVLEKRPATPAAVVNGIASPKTAPPTQKTPPAQADDEDDEIDLFGSDDEVDEEAERLKEQRLQEYAARKAKKPAIIAKSSILLDVKPWDDETDMAKMEECVRSIQVDGLLWGASKLVPVGYGIKKLQINCVVEDDKVGTDLLEEEITKFEDYVQSVDVAAFNKI, from the exons ATGAGTGCAATGGAGTTCTTGGCTCAAGAGAGGATATGGTTTGACAAGCCTCGCTACGATGAGGCTGAACGAAAGTTCTATGAGAGGATGAATGGCCCCACGCTACCTCCCCAG GACTCGGGTGCTAATACTATTCTTCAGGACATTGCTAGAGCACGAGAGAACATCCAGAAGTCTCTTGCTGGA CTGAAGACGACCTTGCAGCCAACTGCAGGCTCTGCCCATAAATCCCCAACCCTTTCCCACAGCCTCACT ACGGCAGGAGGCAGTGGTGCTGAACACGGGGAACTTCTCACACGCATGAAGAAACTGGAACTGGAGAACCACAGTCTACAAAAAA TTGTTGAGGAGCTGCGTTCCGCTCTCTCTAACCTGGAGAGTCGAGTCTCAGTCCTGGAAAAAAGGCCGGCAACCCCAGCGGCAGTGGTTAATGGAATCGCTTCTCCT AAGACTGCTCCTCCTACGCAGAAAACACCTCCTGCGCAGGCAGATGACGAGGATGACGAAATAGATCTGTTCGGTAGCGACGATGAGGTGGACGAAGAGGCAGAGCGTCTCAAGGAGCAGCGGCTCCAGGAATATGCAGCCAGAAAGGCCAAAAAACCTGCAATCATCGCCAAATCTTCCATCCTGTTGGACGTCAAGCCT TGGGATGACGAGACCGACATGGCGAAGATGGAGGAATGTGTGAGGTCGATCCAGGTCGACGGCTTGCTCTGGGGTGCCTCCAAACTGGTACCGGTTGGTTACGGTATTAAGAAGCTACAGATCAATTGTGTGGTTGAGGATGACAAGGTGGGAACAGACCTACTGGAGGAGGAGATCACTAAGTTTGAAGACTAT GTCCAAAGTGTGGATGTAGCAGCTTTCAATAAGATTTAA
- the eef1db gene encoding eukaryotic translation elongation factor 1 delta b (guanine nucleotide exchange protein) isoform X5, translating to MDLPTRPISLQHPRAVLSGFAPGFDETFHSLFTKMSAMEFLAQERIWFDKPRYDEAERKFYERMNGPTLPPQDSGANTILQDIARARENIQKSLAGLKTTLQPTAGSAHKSPTLSHSLTTAGGSGAEHGELLTRMKKLELENHSLQKIVEELRSALSNLESRVSVLEKRPATPAAVVNGIASPQKTAPPTQKTPPAQADDEDDEIDLFGSDDEVDEEAERLKEQRLQEYAARKAKKPAIIAKSSILLDVKPWDDETDMAKMEECVRSIQVDGLLWGASKLVPVGYGIKKLQINCVVEDDKVGTDLLEEEITKFEDYVQSVDVAAFNKI from the exons ATGGACTTGCCCACACGGCCAATCTCTCTTCAGCACCCCAGAGCTGTCTTGTCAGGTTTCGCTCCAGGTTTTGACGAAACATTTCATTCACTTTTCACTAA AATGAGTGCAATGGAGTTCTTGGCTCAAGAGAGGATATGGTTTGACAAGCCTCGCTACGATGAGGCTGAACGAAAGTTCTATGAGAGGATGAATGGCCCCACGCTACCTCCCCAG GACTCGGGTGCTAATACTATTCTTCAGGACATTGCTAGAGCACGAGAGAACATCCAGAAGTCTCTTGCTGGA CTGAAGACGACCTTGCAGCCAACTGCAGGCTCTGCCCATAAATCCCCAACCCTTTCCCACAGCCTCACT ACGGCAGGAGGCAGTGGTGCTGAACACGGGGAACTTCTCACACGCATGAAGAAACTGGAACTGGAGAACCACAGTCTACAAAAAA TTGTTGAGGAGCTGCGTTCCGCTCTCTCTAACCTGGAGAGTCGAGTCTCAGTCCTGGAAAAAAGGCCGGCAACCCCAGCGGCAGTGGTTAATGGAATCGCTTCTCCT cagAAGACTGCTCCTCCTACGCAGAAAACACCTCCTGCGCAGGCAGATGACGAGGATGACGAAATAGATCTGTTCGGTAGCGACGATGAGGTGGACGAAGAGGCAGAGCGTCTCAAGGAGCAGCGGCTCCAGGAATATGCAGCCAGAAAGGCCAAAAAACCTGCAATCATCGCCAAATCTTCCATCCTGTTGGACGTCAAGCCT TGGGATGACGAGACCGACATGGCGAAGATGGAGGAATGTGTGAGGTCGATCCAGGTCGACGGCTTGCTCTGGGGTGCCTCCAAACTGGTACCGGTTGGTTACGGTATTAAGAAGCTACAGATCAATTGTGTGGTTGAGGATGACAAGGTGGGAACAGACCTACTGGAGGAGGAGATCACTAAGTTTGAAGACTAT GTCCAAAGTGTGGATGTAGCAGCTTTCAATAAGATTTAA
- the eef1db gene encoding eukaryotic translation elongation factor 1 delta b (guanine nucleotide exchange protein) isoform X4, whose product MSAMEFLAQERIWFDKPRYDEAERKFYERMNGPTLPPQDSGANTILQDIARARENIQKSLAGTAGGSGAEHGELLTRMKKLELENHSLQKIVEELRSALSNLESRVSVLEKRPATPAAVVNGIASPKTAPPTQKTPPAQADDEDDEIDLFGSDDEVDEEAERLKEQRLQEYAARKAKKPAIIAKSSILLDVKPWDDETDMAKMEECVRSIQVDGLLWGASKLVPVGYGIKKLQINCVVEDDKVGTDLLEEEITKFEDYVQSVDVAAFNKI is encoded by the exons ATGAGTGCAATGGAGTTCTTGGCTCAAGAGAGGATATGGTTTGACAAGCCTCGCTACGATGAGGCTGAACGAAAGTTCTATGAGAGGATGAATGGCCCCACGCTACCTCCCCAG GACTCGGGTGCTAATACTATTCTTCAGGACATTGCTAGAGCACGAGAGAACATCCAGAAGTCTCTTGCTGGA ACGGCAGGAGGCAGTGGTGCTGAACACGGGGAACTTCTCACACGCATGAAGAAACTGGAACTGGAGAACCACAGTCTACAAAAAA TTGTTGAGGAGCTGCGTTCCGCTCTCTCTAACCTGGAGAGTCGAGTCTCAGTCCTGGAAAAAAGGCCGGCAACCCCAGCGGCAGTGGTTAATGGAATCGCTTCTCCT AAGACTGCTCCTCCTACGCAGAAAACACCTCCTGCGCAGGCAGATGACGAGGATGACGAAATAGATCTGTTCGGTAGCGACGATGAGGTGGACGAAGAGGCAGAGCGTCTCAAGGAGCAGCGGCTCCAGGAATATGCAGCCAGAAAGGCCAAAAAACCTGCAATCATCGCCAAATCTTCCATCCTGTTGGACGTCAAGCCT TGGGATGACGAGACCGACATGGCGAAGATGGAGGAATGTGTGAGGTCGATCCAGGTCGACGGCTTGCTCTGGGGTGCCTCCAAACTGGTACCGGTTGGTTACGGTATTAAGAAGCTACAGATCAATTGTGTGGTTGAGGATGACAAGGTGGGAACAGACCTACTGGAGGAGGAGATCACTAAGTTTGAAGACTAT GTCCAAAGTGTGGATGTAGCAGCTTTCAATAAGATTTAA